In a genomic window of Acidilobus saccharovorans 345-15:
- a CDS encoding DNA-directed RNA polymerase subunit H has protein sequence MPSARPDERILNHVLVPKHRILSIEEAVEVLNKLGVKPWQLPRISANDPIIKLLGGKPGDIVEIERNSPTAGKHVVYRVVVSY, from the coding sequence TTGCCATCTGCTAGACCAGATGAAAGGATACTTAATCACGTACTTGTGCCAAAGCATCGTATACTGAGCATAGAGGAGGCGGTTGAAGTGCTTAATAAGCTTGGCGTTAAGCCGTGGCAGCTTCCGAGGATCAGCGCCAACGACCCCATTATTAAGCTGCTGGGAGGCAAGCCAGGAGATATTGTTGAAATAGAGCGCAACTCGCCCACCGCAGGGAAACACGTAGTTTATAGGGTAGTCGTGTCCTATTGA